GCGCCGGTCGTCAATACCGTTGACGACTCCGGCATACACTCCGCGGTTGTCCGGTTTTTTGGTGTTGATGAACGCAGGCCCTTTGTCTCCGAGAAGATAGCCTTTGGTGAAGCCGCGGTTGAAGGCAAAGGCGAGGTCTTCCATGACCTCGGTCTCTGGTTGAAACTCTTCTCCTGCGGCAATGGTGTCAAGCGCATGACGGTAGGCGTCGGTAACAATTGCAACGTACTCAGGGGTTTTCATCCGTCCTTCAATTTTGAGTGCGGCAATTGGTGCATCACAGAGCTCTCCAAGGTACGGGTAGAGGCAGAGGTCGCGGGGCGAGAGCGGATAGTTTCCCTGCGTGGCGACAACGTCGCCGTCTGCGAGGAGAGTGTAGGGTTTTCTGCACGGCTGCGCACACATGCCGCGGTTGCCGCTCCTGCCGCCGATGACAGAAGAGAAGAGGCACTGACCCGAGTATGCGTAGCAGATTGCGCCGTGACAGAAAACTTCGAGCTCAACGCCGTACTCTTTTGCCACTTCTCCGATCACTCTGATATCTTCGATCGGCAGTTCTCTTGCAAGCACCACGCGGGAGATGCCGTGTTCTGCTGCGAACCTGATGCCTGCGGTGTTGTGAATGGTCATCTGGGTTGAGGCATGCAGCGGGAGATTTGGCGCAACCTCGCGTGCTGTTGCAAGCACTCCCTGATCCTGCACAAGGACTGCATCAACACCAATTTTGGAGAGAAAGATCAGATACTCGGCAATTCCTTCAAGCTCCTCGTCGTCAGCGAGTGTGTTGACGGTGACGTAGATTTTCACGCCGTTCTGGTGTGCGTAGGTGACTGCGTCCGTGAGCTCCTCGCGGGAGAAGTTTGCTGCGTACTGGCGTGCTCCAAAGGTCTTGCCTCCGAGATATACGGCGTCCGCTCCTGCGGCAACTGCGGCTCTGAGGGCAGCGGGTGAACCCGCGGGGGCAAGAAGTTCAGGGACTTGGGGCATAGATGACAGATATATTGGTTGTGCGAGAGGTTAAGGACTCTGCCGAGTGGGATGGATAAACATTCGAAACGCGAATAACACGAATAGCGCGAATCGCATGCCTCCGGCCTGCTCACCGCTTCGCGGAATAAAAAAATCGCCAATGGCGATTTTTCAAAAAAAATTGTTCCTCATTGAATGAATTTGGGTGTCTGAAATAAGTAATATTAATATAACCATAAAATATAATCCTAAAAATCGCCATTGGCGATTTTTTATTCGTGCTATTCGCGTTTACCAGCACTTACCCGCCGACTCAAAAATTAGCGCCCCACTTCCCAAATGCAATAATGTAATTATTGTCCGCACCCAATACATACACCAAGAAATGTATCTTAAAATCCACAATATCCCGGGACAGGGTGAGGTCGTCGCAGTCTGTGACCGCGAACTACTCAATACCACGCTCACCTGCCCTGCCTGTGACATCATCGTCGACCCAGGATTCTACGGCAGCGTACTTGCCGAAGAAGCCGCAGTCCTCGCCGCCCTCACCTCCGCAGCAAATGCCAACCTCATCGGAAAACGTGTATGCGAACTCGCCATCGCCGCAGGACTCATTGACAAACAGTGCTGCATCATGATCGGCGACATCCCCCACGCACAAATCTACGGACTCTAAACAATGACCCTCACCTCAGGATTCTGCCCCAAATGCGGAGCACCGTCGGAAAACGGAGAGCTCTGCGGAAAATGCCGCGTAAAAGACACCATATGGGTAACGATGGAACCCCGCGTCATCTGCACCTACTGCCCGACCTGCGGCTCCACCAAAACCGCCGGCCTCTGGACCGACTGCCCGGTCGACCGTGAAGAGCTCGCCTACAACCTTGTCAACGGCGCGATATCCCTGCACAAAGATCTCCGGGATATCCAGAAAGACATCCATATCATAGACCTCAGCGTCAACCGGTCCATAGCCACCGTATTTGTATCAGGAAATCTCTACGGCATGCCGGTCGAAGTCACCGAAAAGATCAAAATCGTCTGGGCGCGTGAACAGTGCGACCGGTGCTGCAGAATCTCCGGCAGCTACTACGAAGGAATCATTCAGGTGCGTGCAAACGGAAGAAAACCCACGCCCTACGAACTCCGCAGAGCTGCCGAGATCGCCTACCAGATCGAAGACCAGCTACAGACCGCAGGCGACCGCTTATCCTTCGTCTCCGACATCGACGAACAAAAAGACGGACTTGACATCATCTTCAGCTCGCAAGCGATCGGCAACGCAATCTCTGTTGACATCTGCGGAGCGCTCGGCGGCTCCTTTACCACGCACCCGAAACTCGTTGGTGAAAAAGCAGGCATCAAACTCTACCGCGTCACCTACTCAATTCGGCTGCCCCGCTTCTCCCGCGGCGACATCATCAGACACGGTCGCGACTACTTCCAGATTCTCCGCCAGACCAAAGACATGCTCTTCGTCCGCGACCTAAAGACCGGTCAGTCCCGCAACTTCCGCGAGGATGTGGATGACCCGCTTTTTGGAAACATCAGAACCGCAGAAGTTGCAACAGTCATCTACCGTGACGCAGGTATCCTGGGCGTGCTTGACCCTGTCACCCAGAAAACCGCAGAAATGCCGGACCACGCATGGATCGGTGCTGACGCCGGAGACTCTGTTTTCTTTGTGCGTGACGAAGAACAGCTGATTCCGGCAGGCAAATCCAATGAAAGTCCGCAGGATATTGAAGAGTTCACTGCCGAATCTGTCCAGGACTGAAACCTGGCGCGACAACAGCCGCAGCATCTACTGCGACGGCGAGTACGCTTACGTTCCGGTTTTGGACGGCTGGCCGTACGATCTTGAGATCCCTGAGCGTGCGCCGTACAAAGGCCCCGGGTACCAGCGGCTCGGCGACACTCTGCTTTTGCACGGCGCGTCGCCGACGGATGACGAGCTTAATGATCTCATCGCATGGGAGCAGCCAGCCTGCATTCTGCATCTGCAGGAACACGCAGGCGTCATGCGGCTGCCAAAGGCTGTTGTCCTCTACGGCAAACCGCATGACGTGACATTCTCTGAAGCAGGAATTTTTTACACGCTCAACCCTGCAGAGATTATGTTCTCGCAGGGCAACCGGCGCGAAAAGATGCGGCTGCGGTCTCTCGTGCGGTCAGGCGAAAAGGTTGCCGACATGTTTGCCGGCATCGGCTACTTCACTCTCACCGCCGCATTCAAAGGAGCCGAGGTGCATGCGATGGAGATCAACCGCGTCTCGTTCGTGTACCTGATCAAAAATATTCATGACAACTATGTTTCCAAAAACGTTCGTGCCCAGTGCGGCGACTGCCGCGACCTGCTATCCGGCACCTACGACCGGATACTGATGGGACATTTTGACGCAGTCGATTTTCTGCCGCACGCTCTTGCTCACGCCGGACCCGGGACCATCCTGCATGTTCACGGCGTCGGCGACCGGTCGGCTGAGGTTGCCGCTGCTGTCGAAGGAGCAGGTTTTAGGTATTCTCTCAGCGAACATAAAGTAAAGAAGTACGCGAGCCGCACCTGGCACTGCGTATGGGACGTTGAACTGAGATGAACCGGACGCTTGAACACAAACGGATTGTGCTTGCGGTCACAGGCAGCATTGCTGCGGTTGAGACCGTGAAGCTTACCCATGAGCTGCGGCGGCGCGGCGCTGAAGTGATTGGCATTCTGAGTCCTGCGGCATGCGGCATCATCCACCCTGATGCGCTGACCTATGCGTGCGCGAGACCGGCGCTGACGAAGATCACCGGCATGGTCGAGCATGTCCTCTACTGCGGAGAGGGCGGTGAGGCCGACCTCCTTCTCATTGCGCCGGCAACCGCGAACACGATCGGAAAAATTGCCTGCGGTATTGATGACACCATTGTCACCACGTTTGCAACGACCGCTATCGGCAGAGGAATGCCGGTCGTCGTTGTTCCTGCAATGCATGAATCGATGTACCGCCATCCGGCTGTGGTAAAAAATATTGAGACGCTTCGTTCGATGCAGATCGAAGTGGTTCCGCCGCGAATGGAAGAGGAGAAGGCAAAGATTGCCGGCATCGAAGAGATC
Above is a genomic segment from Methanorbis furvi containing:
- a CDS encoding DUF424 domain-containing protein encodes the protein MYLKIHNIPGQGEVVAVCDRELLNTTLTCPACDIIVDPGFYGSVLAEEAAVLAALTSAANANLIGKRVCELAIAAGLIDKQCCIMIGDIPHAQIYGL
- a CDS encoding 60S ribosomal export protein NMD3 codes for the protein MTLTSGFCPKCGAPSENGELCGKCRVKDTIWVTMEPRVICTYCPTCGSTKTAGLWTDCPVDREELAYNLVNGAISLHKDLRDIQKDIHIIDLSVNRSIATVFVSGNLYGMPVEVTEKIKIVWAREQCDRCCRISGSYYEGIIQVRANGRKPTPYELRRAAEIAYQIEDQLQTAGDRLSFVSDIDEQKDGLDIIFSSQAIGNAISVDICGALGGSFTTHPKLVGEKAGIKLYRVTYSIRLPRFSRGDIIRHGRDYFQILRQTKDMLFVRDLKTGQSRNFREDVDDPLFGNIRTAEVATVIYRDAGILGVLDPVTQKTAEMPDHAWIGADAGDSVFFVRDEEQLIPAGKSNESPQDIEEFTAESVQD
- a CDS encoding SAM-dependent methyltransferase is translated as MKVRRILKSSLPNLSRTETWRDNSRSIYCDGEYAYVPVLDGWPYDLEIPERAPYKGPGYQRLGDTLLLHGASPTDDELNDLIAWEQPACILHLQEHAGVMRLPKAVVLYGKPHDVTFSEAGIFYTLNPAEIMFSQGNRREKMRLRSLVRSGEKVADMFAGIGYFTLTAAFKGAEVHAMEINRVSFVYLIKNIHDNYVSKNVRAQCGDCRDLLSGTYDRILMGHFDAVDFLPHALAHAGPGTILHVHGVGDRSAEVAAAVEGAGFRYSLSEHKVKKYASRTWHCVWDVELR